In Rana temporaria chromosome 3, aRanTem1.1, whole genome shotgun sequence, a single window of DNA contains:
- the LOC120930983 gene encoding olfactory receptor 11L1-like, translating into MWKKYIKVFSLFLFSLQVMEEKNVSRITKIHLLGLQTPHSITFLIFFLFLLIYCMTICGNFLIIALVSYSKSLHSPMYFLLYQLSISDILVATDILPNTLHTVLMKGITISFSDCITQFYFFAVSEFLECLLLTVMCYDRYVAICKPLHYSLLMNFQLCWVMIITCWVLSLLVVLILTLTISQLDFCGPDIVNHFFCDLDPILQLSCSDPANVLLEVTLLNVIIAIIPFFTIIISYVYIIITIFKIPSITGRQKVFSTCSSHLTVVCSYYGSMVCVYLVPRNGQSWDITKFLSLLYTVVTPLMNPIIYSLRNKDLKEAVAKIINNCRHSHFSK; encoded by the coding sequence atgtggaaaaaatatataaaagttttttccctttttttgttctCTCTTCAGGTTATGGAGGAGAAAAATGTGTCCCGTATTACCAAGATCCACCTATTAGGACTTCAGACTCCACACAGTATAACATTTCtgatattttttcttttccttttgatTTATTGTATGACAATATGTGGAAACTTCCTGATCATAGCACTGGTGTCCTACAGCAAATCCCTCCATTCCCCCATGTACTTCTTGCTCTATCAGCTCTCCATATCAGATATCTTAGTGGCAACCGACATTCTTCCTAACACACTCCATACTGTTTTGATGAAAGGGATCACAATATCTTTTTCTGATTGCATCacccagttttatttttttgctgtttctGAATTTCTTGAGTGTCTTCTTCTGACGGTGATGTGTTATGACCGATATGTGGCCATCTGTAAACCATTACATTATTCTTTATTAATGAACTTCCAGCTCTGCTGGGTGATGATTATCACATGTTGGGTGTTAAGTCTTTTAGTAGTACTGATTCTCACTTTAACAATATCACAATTGGATTTTTGTGGTCCCGATATTGTCAATCACTTTTTCTGTGATCTTGATCCAATCCTACAACTTTCCTGCTCTGATCCTGCTAATGTTTTACTTGAAGTGACATTACTGAATGTTATTATTGCTATCATTCCATTCTTTACAATTATTATATCATATGTTTATATTATAATCACTATTTTTAAAATTCCATCTATTACCGGTAGACAAAAAGTTTTCTCAACATGCAGCTCTCATCTAACTGTTGTTTGCAGTTATTATGGTTCAATGGTTTGTGTTTATTTGGTACCCCGTAATGGACAGTCATGGGATATCACTAAATTCTTGTCATTGCTGTACACTGTGGTCACCCCACTGATGAATCCAATTATATACAGCCTGAGAAATAAAGACTTAAAAGAAGCTGTAGCTAAAATCATCAACAACTGTCGGCACTCACATTTCAGTAAATAg